In bacterium, the following proteins share a genomic window:
- a CDS encoding diguanylate cyclase has product MKRAARISIGFGSTLFWTAGLVLVYMIPHKAGVADLRLSLLLGLSWALGVVLIGVAVTPAGSFWGEPSSASGRTLKTVDESTGLSNRRAFQGLVEPLLSAAERFSEKSLVVMLNVNDLDKLIDSRGDEAAEQIVVLVAQAFLDSLRGSDILARYDKDELVAFLPKASLVFAETIYERVMMNVAAQHRQMEDQHEIRFSIGFAEFDPVAPEPIERLIRRAYENMISEMGARS; this is encoded by the coding sequence TTGAAAAGGGCGGCCAGAATATCCATCGGTTTCGGAAGCACCCTGTTCTGGACGGCAGGGCTCGTTCTCGTTTATATGATCCCCCACAAAGCGGGCGTGGCTGACCTGAGGCTCTCTCTCCTGCTCGGGCTTTCATGGGCCCTGGGTGTTGTTCTCATCGGTGTGGCGGTAACCCCGGCTGGAAGTTTCTGGGGGGAGCCTTCCTCCGCCTCCGGGAGGACCCTGAAAACCGTTGACGAGAGCACCGGCCTTTCCAACCGTCGGGCCTTCCAGGGACTGGTTGAGCCCCTGCTGAGCGCGGCGGAAAGGTTCTCCGAAAAAAGCCTGGTGGTCATGCTCAACGTCAACGACCTGGACAAGCTCATCGACTCCAGGGGTGACGAGGCGGCCGAGCAGATCGTCGTCCTTGTGGCCCAGGCCTTTCTGGACTCCCTCAGGGGGTCGGACATCCTGGCAAGGTACGACAAGGACGAACTCGTGGCTTTCCTGCCCAAGGCGTCTCTCGTCTTCGCGGAGACGATCTACGAAAGGGTCATGATGAACGTGGCGGCCCAGCACAGACAGATGGAAGACCAGCACGAGATCAGGTTCAGCATCGGTTTCGCCGAGTTCGATCCGGTCGCCCCGGAACCGATCGAACGGCTTATCCGAAGAGCCTACGAGAACATGATCAGCGAAATGGGGGCCAGATCGTGA
- a CDS encoding DUF6429 family protein, which produces MKYDEKRVDEAVLALMHLTTFRDASGYRTWKGHDWEVLDRLHQKGFIANPKSKSRSVDLTDEGQKSSEELFRKYFS; this is translated from the coding sequence GTGAAATACGACGAAAAAAGGGTTGACGAGGCGGTGCTGGCTCTCATGCACCTGACAACTTTCCGGGATGCGTCCGGATACCGGACATGGAAAGGACACGACTGGGAAGTCCTGGACCGCCTTCACCAGAAGGGGTTCATCGCCAACCCGAAAAGCAAATCGAGGTCGGTGGATCTCACTGACGAGGGTCAGAAAAGTTCGGAGGAGCTTTTCAGGAAATACTTTTCCTGA